From a single Metopolophium dirhodum isolate CAU chromosome 6, ASM1992520v1, whole genome shotgun sequence genomic region:
- the LOC132947313 gene encoding 52 kDa repressor of the inhibitor of the protein kinase-like: MADDVGIELLEKRISSKQTHRANPNLQNHSTEQYYRVTVFLPYIDYFISQLTERFINHKSIFEGFDCIFKTQPLPLEINDREQFNKLVNIYSPVVDKFNSIAEFNMWKTKLFTNNIILSSGLQALEICDKEFYPNIYMLIKIFCTLPVSTTTPERSFSNLKRIKTYLRNSMNETRLNGLALLACHTETKITPDEVIDELSLKNRRLEFVL; the protein is encoded by the exons aTGGCAGATGATGTTGGAATTGAATTGCTAGAGAAAAGAATTTCTTCTAAACAAACACATAGAGCTAatccaaatttacaaaatcattcTACCGAACAATACTATCGTGTAACAGTATTTTTACCATATATTGATTACTTTATATCACAACTTACTGAgcgttttataaatcataaaagtatttttgaag GGTTcgattgcatttttaaaacacaGCCATTGCCACTAGAGATAAATGACCGAGAACAATTTAATAAGCTTGTGAACATATATTCACCCGTTGTAGATAAATTCAATAGCATAGCTGAATTCAATATGTggaaaacaaaactatttacaaataatatcattctTAGTTCAGGATTACAGGCATTAGAAATTTGTGATAAAGAATTTTATCCCAACATTTacatgttgataaaaatattttgtacgctTCCAGTGTCAACAACAACTCCTGAACGATCATtctctaatttaaaaagaattaaaacttATCTCAGGAATAGTATGAATGAA acTAGACTGAATGGATTGGCTCTATTAGCATGCCATACAGAAACAAAGATTACACCAGATGAAGTCATTGATGAATTGTCTCTGAAAAATAGAAGACTGgagtttgttttgtaa